A genomic segment from Truepera sp. encodes:
- a CDS encoding radical SAM protein produces the protein MSEEPFLATVHAGSTTLSPSRREVVGFDLEGRPIHWFRAGETYKRSLASEVFGRRRERGTRRRWRVPSEDTERLFARALAVAREAQASLADIVVTGSGGELARRVERVLEWTPESLAAERERFLRVYQPVSILPPDQYQSVVLQASFGCSWNRCTFCTFYQDRPFRMRRIDEFEAHVAGVKGLLGAAAEARESVFLADGNALVLANSKLRPVFEVARSAFPGRPINAFVDVFSGEKKGLEQWRELRELGLGRVAIGVETGNDELLGWLNKPGSADEAAEFVACLKEAGLSVSVIVMVGAGGRRFAEAHLADSLALLERLPLDAEDLVYLSPFVLQPGSAYETRAAEGGVEPLDEDEAAAQYAAFRAGARSRVGAAKVALYHIDEFVY, from the coding sequence ATGAGTGAAGAGCCCTTCCTGGCTACGGTTCACGCGGGCAGCACCACTCTCAGCCCGAGCCGGCGTGAGGTGGTGGGGTTCGACCTGGAAGGACGACCGATCCACTGGTTCAGGGCCGGCGAAACTTACAAGCGCTCGCTGGCCTCGGAAGTGTTCGGGCGTCGCCGGGAGCGCGGTACGCGCCGCAGGTGGCGGGTTCCGAGCGAGGATACCGAGCGGTTGTTCGCGCGGGCGCTCGCGGTGGCGCGCGAGGCGCAAGCTTCGCTTGCCGACATCGTGGTGACCGGTAGCGGTGGGGAACTCGCCCGCCGCGTCGAGCGCGTGTTGGAGTGGACACCCGAGTCGCTGGCGGCCGAGCGCGAGCGCTTCTTGAGGGTCTACCAGCCCGTGTCGATCCTACCCCCAGACCAGTATCAGTCGGTAGTATTACAAGCCAGTTTCGGCTGCAGTTGGAACCGCTGCACTTTCTGCACCTTCTACCAGGACCGTCCCTTCCGGATGCGGCGCATCGATGAGTTCGAGGCGCACGTTGCCGGAGTCAAAGGGTTGCTCGGCGCCGCTGCGGAGGCGCGCGAGAGCGTCTTCCTCGCGGACGGCAACGCCCTGGTGCTCGCGAACTCGAAGCTGCGGCCCGTGTTCGAGGTCGCCAGGTCCGCCTTTCCCGGCAGGCCGATCAACGCCTTCGTGGACGTGTTCTCTGGCGAGAAGAAGGGCCTCGAGCAGTGGCGCGAACTGCGCGAGTTGGGCCTGGGCAGGGTCGCCATCGGGGTCGAGACCGGTAACGACGAGCTCCTCGGTTGGTTGAACAAGCCGGGCAGCGCGGACGAGGCCGCGGAGTTCGTGGCATGCCTCAAGGAGGCCGGACTGAGCGTATCGGTCATCGTGATGGTGGGGGCCGGTGGTCGTCGGTTCGCGGAGGCGCACTTGGCTGACAGTCTTGCCCTGCTTGAGCGGCTGCCGCTGGACGCCGAGGACCTCGTCTACCTCTCGCCGTTCGTGCTGCAGCCCGGCTCGGCGTACGAGACGCGGGCTGCCGAGGGCGGCGTGGAGCCCCTCGACGAGGACGAGGCCGCCGCCCAGTACGCCGCGTTCAGGGCCGGCGCGCGCTCGAGGGTGGGCGCCGCCAAGGTGGCGCTCTATCACATCGACGAGTTCGTCTACTGA
- a CDS encoding M3 family oligoendopeptidase, which yields MSQATSSSADGKFVVAAINPDSLAPRAEALLAKSVTAADMPAFLTEVNEVSVDFRELMAGLTRAKDEDTADEDAKNAYLDFVGRVLPELVRLDDLLNRKLLAVPGYEPPPELAGTWVDMRDAVELFRQENLPLMAEEAALGQRYGEIAGGLRIELDGEVLTLGQAQSKLESPDRALRERAYRAIVAGRTALFADLDVLFSRLMTVRNQTAWNVGLPDYRALAWRQLKRREYTPEDTLRMHEAVEREVVPRLREVYARRARLLGLERLRPWDLACDVRGREALEPFESVRELEEGLGRMFHALDPELAAGYELLRDGWMDLEPRPTKVPGLGYQNYFPRSRRPYVYWSTVGTDDDLLTMRHEAGHAFHSVLTQNAWPYLWHFSERPEMNELASQAMELLTLPYLTREKGGFYDAEDAGRSQAALLVRALELLVQASKVDAVQHFVYTHPAEDGPSIEEIDAEWVRLSKRFDVGVDYTGFEGPAAKGWQIIHVFLFPFYYIEYAMAYLGALQVWENARRDAPKALADYKAALSLGGTRPLDELYETAGVSFRFDQATIAHLAESAVEALGEEA from the coding sequence ATGTCACAAGCCACGAGTAGCAGCGCGGACGGCAAGTTCGTCGTCGCCGCCATAAACCCGGACTCGCTTGCCCCGCGCGCCGAGGCGCTGCTGGCCAAGAGCGTGACGGCCGCCGACATGCCCGCGTTCCTGACCGAGGTGAACGAGGTCAGCGTCGACTTCCGGGAGCTCATGGCGGGCCTCACCCGCGCCAAGGACGAGGACACTGCCGACGAGGACGCGAAGAACGCCTACCTCGACTTCGTCGGTCGCGTGCTGCCGGAGTTGGTGCGCCTGGATGACCTGCTCAACCGCAAGCTCTTGGCCGTGCCCGGCTACGAGCCGCCTCCCGAGCTCGCGGGGACGTGGGTCGACATGCGCGACGCCGTGGAGCTCTTCAGGCAGGAGAACCTGCCCCTAATGGCCGAGGAGGCGGCTCTCGGGCAGCGCTACGGTGAGATCGCCGGCGGCCTGCGCATCGAGCTCGACGGCGAGGTGCTCACGCTCGGCCAGGCGCAGAGCAAGCTGGAGAGCCCCGACCGGGCGCTTCGTGAGCGCGCTTATCGCGCCATAGTCGCGGGCCGTACGGCCCTCTTCGCCGACCTCGACGTGTTGTTCTCGCGCTTGATGACCGTGCGCAACCAGACGGCGTGGAACGTCGGTTTGCCCGATTACCGCGCCTTGGCCTGGCGGCAGTTGAAGCGCCGTGAGTACACGCCGGAGGACACGCTGCGCATGCACGAGGCGGTAGAGCGCGAGGTGGTGCCGCGCCTGCGCGAGGTCTACGCGCGCAGGGCCCGGCTCCTAGGGCTCGAGCGGTTGCGCCCCTGGGACCTCGCCTGCGATGTCCGGGGCCGCGAGGCGCTCGAGCCGTTCGAGTCGGTGCGGGAACTGGAGGAGGGCCTGGGCCGCATGTTCCACGCCCTGGACCCCGAGCTGGCGGCCGGCTACGAGCTCCTGCGCGACGGTTGGATGGACCTGGAGCCCCGCCCCACGAAGGTGCCGGGGCTTGGCTACCAGAACTACTTCCCGCGCTCGCGCCGCCCTTACGTGTACTGGAGCACCGTCGGCACCGACGACGATCTGCTCACCATGCGCCACGAGGCCGGCCACGCCTTCCACAGCGTGCTGACCCAGAACGCGTGGCCGTACCTGTGGCACTTCTCGGAGAGGCCCGAGATGAACGAGCTGGCCTCGCAAGCCATGGAGCTCCTCACGCTGCCGTACCTCACGCGCGAGAAGGGTGGCTTCTACGATGCGGAGGACGCGGGCAGGTCGCAGGCCGCGCTGCTGGTGCGCGCGCTCGAGCTGTTGGTTCAGGCATCGAAGGTCGACGCCGTCCAACACTTCGTCTACACACACCCCGCCGAGGACGGGCCGTCCATCGAGGAGATCGACGCCGAGTGGGTGCGCCTGAGCAAGCGCTTCGACGTGGGGGTGGACTACACGGGCTTCGAGGGGCCCGCGGCCAAGGGGTGGCAGATCATCCACGTGTTCTTGTTCCCCTTCTATTACATCGAGTACGCCATGGCCTACCTGGGGGCGCTGCAGGTGTGGGAGAACGCGCGGCGCGACGCCCCCAAGGCGTTGGCGGACTACAAGGCGGCGCTGTCCCTGGGCGGCACGAGACCCCTCGACGAACTGTACGAGACGGCCGGCGTCAGCTTCAGGTTCGACCAGGCGACCATCGCCCACCTCGCGGAGTCGGCGGTCGAGGCGCTCGGCGAGGAGGCATAG
- a CDS encoding histidine kinase, with the protein MTPEPGAAADRDGSHTAWYHSLSNRLTLLLLGVVAVLAVATGVLLWRGLATLVSASTAGSDLAGAAAAVAGADQATVAAVLRSTLVNLAVVVAVTLLAAAAFSRALLVEPISRLTQTSRALASGDLAARVDLADRSELGELARSFNAMADSLAAAQSDLEARVTARTAELRALLSLSNTIALTTDLKPQVDAVLEQLVAGGRVASAEIFELEPTGRLLTLARAGLPAQTAAARAGPPLTDMEAGISEIVPHAVVDGDELALPLRARDRVVGVLTATAKAGAGWDEENLRWVGGLAAQAAVALENNRLYELARDEAAEEERRHLARELHDSVSQAIYSAVLTAHAAERRLESDPEAARKGLQGVIELAEAALAEMRALIFELRPEALAEVGLIGALHRQLDGLELRHGLQAERRLGSEPDVPFTTKQVLLRVAQEALHNVVKHASAKSVRVTTGVDGLNLLLTVADDGVGFDTAQSHPGHLGLTSMHERVAALGGSLRVESKIGSGTTVSVRVPYDPAAPATDPAGPVPERDPR; encoded by the coding sequence GTGACCCCTGAACCGGGGGCCGCTGCCGACCGTGACGGGTCGCACACGGCCTGGTACCACAGCCTTTCCAACCGCCTGACGCTGCTCCTACTCGGCGTGGTCGCGGTCCTCGCCGTCGCCACCGGCGTCCTGCTGTGGCGGGGGCTCGCCACCCTGGTGAGCGCGTCGACTGCCGGCAGCGACCTCGCGGGGGCCGCCGCCGCGGTGGCGGGAGCCGACCAGGCGACGGTCGCCGCCGTCTTGCGCAGCACGCTCGTGAACTTAGCCGTCGTCGTGGCAGTCACGCTCCTGGCGGCGGCCGCCTTCTCACGCGCGCTCCTGGTAGAGCCCATCTCGCGCCTCACACAGACGAGCCGGGCACTGGCGTCCGGCGACCTGGCGGCGCGCGTCGACCTCGCCGACCGCTCCGAGCTGGGCGAGCTGGCGCGTTCGTTCAACGCCATGGCCGACAGCCTTGCGGCCGCCCAGAGCGACCTCGAGGCCCGCGTCACGGCCCGCACGGCCGAGCTGCGCGCGCTCTTGTCGCTCTCGAACACCATCGCGCTGACCACCGACCTCAAGCCGCAGGTCGACGCGGTGCTCGAGCAGCTCGTGGCCGGGGGCCGCGTGGCCTCGGCCGAGATCTTCGAGCTCGAGCCCACGGGCAGGCTGTTGACGCTGGCCCGAGCCGGCCTGCCCGCGCAGACGGCCGCCGCGCGAGCAGGTCCTCCCCTCACCGACATGGAGGCCGGCATCAGCGAGATCGTGCCGCACGCCGTGGTGGACGGCGACGAGCTGGCCCTGCCGCTGCGCGCCCGCGACCGCGTGGTGGGCGTCCTCACCGCCACGGCCAAGGCGGGCGCCGGCTGGGACGAGGAGAACCTCCGCTGGGTGGGTGGGCTGGCGGCGCAGGCGGCCGTGGCACTGGAGAACAACCGCCTTTACGAGCTGGCCCGCGACGAGGCCGCGGAGGAGGAGCGCCGCCACCTCGCCCGCGAGCTGCACGACTCGGTCAGCCAGGCGATCTACTCGGCCGTGCTCACCGCCCACGCCGCGGAGCGGCGCCTGGAGAGCGACCCGGAGGCGGCGCGCAAGGGGCTGCAGGGGGTGATCGAGCTGGCGGAAGCGGCGCTGGCCGAGATGCGCGCGCTGATCTTCGAGTTGCGGCCAGAGGCCCTCGCCGAGGTCGGTCTGATCGGCGCGCTGCACCGGCAGTTGGACGGCCTCGAGCTGAGGCACGGCCTGCAGGCCGAGAGACGCCTTGGTTCCGAACCCGACGTGCCCTTCACCACGAAGCAGGTGCTCCTGCGCGTGGCCCAAGAGGCACTCCACAACGTCGTCAAACACGCGAGCGCCAAGAGCGTCAGGGTGACTACCGGTGTGGACGGCCTCAACCTGCTCCTCACGGTAGCCGACGACGGCGTCGGCTTCGATACCGCGCAGTCGCATCCGGGCCACCTGGGCCTGACGTCGATGCACGAGCGCGTTGCTGCGCTGGGCGGTAGCCTCCGAGTGGAGAGCAAGATCGGCAGCGGCACCACGGTCAGCGTGCGAGTGCCGTACGACCCGGCCGCACCGGCAACCGATCCCGCCGGGCCGGTGCCGGAACGAGACCCCCGATGA
- a CDS encoding P1 family peptidase: MQPAARARLRDLGVVTGVLPTGPLNAVTDVAGVRVGHHTLVEGEGVRTGATVILAHPDDPYRWRVPAGMCVGNGYGKLMGATQVVELGELETPVALTNTLSVPRAADALLEWTLSARGNERVGSVNAFVGETNDGRLNDIRARRVTAEHVLLALESAADGPVTQGSVGAGTGTMAFGFKGGIGTASRRLPGGLGGWTVGALVQSNFGGVLQVAGMPVGIRGGRHYLRDELAGAGAPVDPDGSIMMVLATDAPLSAGSLRRLAARAMAGLARTGAAFSNGSGDYALAFSTAESVRRRGGSGPRRDWREVGNDDLSPLFLAAIEATEEAIYDSLCMATTVVGYRGNVGEALPLELLAPPT; this comes from the coding sequence ATGCAACCTGCTGCGCGCGCACGGCTTCGTGACCTCGGCGTCGTCACCGGGGTGCTACCCACGGGACCGCTGAACGCCGTCACCGACGTGGCCGGGGTGCGCGTCGGGCACCACACGCTGGTGGAGGGCGAAGGCGTGCGCACGGGCGCAACGGTGATCCTGGCCCACCCCGACGACCCGTACCGCTGGCGCGTGCCCGCCGGCATGTGCGTGGGGAACGGTTACGGCAAGCTCATGGGCGCCACGCAGGTCGTGGAGTTGGGAGAGCTCGAGACGCCCGTCGCGCTCACCAACACGCTCAGCGTGCCGCGCGCCGCCGACGCGCTGCTCGAGTGGACGTTGAGTGCAAGGGGGAACGAGCGCGTGGGCTCGGTGAATGCCTTCGTGGGGGAGACCAACGACGGCCGGCTGAACGACATCCGGGCCCGCAGGGTCACGGCCGAGCACGTGTTGCTGGCGCTGGAGAGCGCTGCCGACGGCCCCGTGACGCAGGGCAGCGTGGGGGCCGGCACCGGCACCATGGCGTTCGGGTTCAAGGGAGGCATCGGCACGGCGTCGCGGCGCCTACCTGGAGGCCTGGGGGGTTGGACCGTGGGCGCGTTGGTGCAGTCGAACTTCGGCGGCGTGCTGCAGGTGGCGGGAATGCCGGTGGGGATACGGGGCGGCCGCCACTACCTGAGGGACGAGTTGGCCGGCGCCGGAGCCCCGGTCGACCCCGACGGCTCCATCATGATGGTGCTCGCCACCGACGCTCCCCTGAGCGCCGGCAGCCTGAGGCGCCTGGCCGCGCGCGCCATGGCCGGGCTGGCGCGCACCGGGGCGGCGTTCTCGAACGGTTCCGGCGATTACGCCCTCGCCTTCTCCACGGCCGAGAGCGTGAGGCGGCGCGGGGGCTCCGGCCCGCGCCGCGACTGGCGCGAGGTGGGCAACGACGACCTATCGCCCCTCTTCCTGGCCGCCATCGAGGCCACCGAGGAGGCCATCTACGACTCGCTGTGCATGGCAACCACGGTGGTCGGTTACCGGGGCAACGTGGGCGAGGCGTTGCCGCTGGAGTTGCTGGCGCCGCCGACTTGA
- a CDS encoding response regulator transcription factor encodes MATSSAPIRVLLVDDHTVVRRGLRLAFDLEPDLQVVGEAANGQEAVQRAGELRPDVVVMDLLMPVMNGVDATRVIRREYPEVEVVALTSVLEDRLVIDVVEAGAAGYMLKETRPDELFEAVRAAARGEVRLDPRAQQRLVREMRGGGPARESLTDRELEVLALLAAGATNKSIAQQLDIAEATVKSHVSNLLSKLDLRSRTQAALYAMREGLVVRDP; translated from the coding sequence GTGGCTACCAGCTCCGCCCCCATCCGCGTTCTCCTGGTGGACGACCACACCGTGGTGCGTCGCGGGCTGCGCCTGGCCTTCGACCTCGAGCCCGACCTGCAGGTCGTGGGCGAAGCGGCCAACGGCCAGGAGGCGGTTCAGCGGGCCGGGGAGCTTCGCCCCGACGTCGTGGTCATGGACCTGCTCATGCCGGTCATGAACGGCGTGGACGCCACGCGCGTGATCAGGCGCGAGTACCCGGAGGTCGAGGTCGTGGCCCTCACCAGCGTCCTGGAGGACCGTCTCGTCATCGACGTCGTCGAGGCCGGCGCGGCGGGCTACATGCTCAAGGAGACGCGCCCGGACGAGCTCTTCGAAGCCGTACGCGCCGCCGCCAGGGGCGAGGTGCGCCTCGACCCCCGCGCGCAGCAGCGGCTGGTACGTGAGATGCGCGGGGGCGGCCCAGCGAGGGAGTCCCTCACCGATCGAGAGCTCGAGGTCTTGGCGCTCCTGGCCGCCGGCGCCACCAACAAGTCGATAGCGCAGCAGCTCGACATCGCAGAGGCGACGGTGAAGAGCCACGTCTCCAACCTGCTCTCCAAGCTGGACCTGAGGAGCCGCACGCAGGCCGCGCTTTACGCCATGCGTGAGGGGTTGGTGGTGCGTGACCCCTGA
- a CDS encoding peptide chain release factor 3: MSDAAHSHHPEAKREVSDLAREVGRRRTFAIISHPDAGKTTLTEKLLLYSGAIREAGSVTAKAGTAQATSDWMSIERERGISISSAAMQVDYRGYVLNLLDTPGHQDFSEDTYRTLTAADSAVMLLDAARGVQEQTRKLFTVSRERGIPIFTFINKLDRPALDPYALLDEVESTLGIQAVPITWPIGDGPDFKGVYERTNNRLHTYERTERNARRAPVTTAAPDAEEVTAAIGEAAQRKLIEDIGLLDSALPQLDRERFLAGEITPVFFGSVLTNFGVEVFLDHFLDLAPPPGDLVTTAGVLHPTDPDFSAFVFKVQANMNPRHRDRTAFVRVSSGVFHRGVQAVLTRTGRDVKLAQAHTMFADERATVDAAYPGDIIGLVNPGTFRIGDVISSRPGVQLPSFPRFAPERFATVRTKHTDRHKAFRKGLEQLAEEGVVQLFYPAQGARDPILGAVGQLQFEVFEHRMREEYGVEVLFDHQPYRVIRWLSRTPEKPVRFGMLVHDADEQAVALFRFEGEIKYFEDEHPEVKLADSPGATDVVRL; this comes from the coding sequence ATGTCGGACGCTGCCCACTCGCACCACCCAGAAGCTAAACGCGAGGTCAGTGACCTGGCGCGCGAGGTGGGCCGCCGCCGGACCTTCGCCATAATCTCCCACCCAGACGCGGGCAAGACGACGCTCACGGAGAAGCTCTTGCTGTATAGCGGCGCCATCCGCGAGGCCGGCTCGGTGACCGCCAAGGCGGGCACGGCGCAGGCCACCTCCGACTGGATGAGCATCGAGCGCGAGCGCGGGATCTCGATCTCGTCCGCGGCCATGCAGGTCGACTACCGGGGCTACGTCCTGAACCTTCTCGACACCCCCGGCCACCAGGACTTCAGCGAGGACACCTACCGCACGCTTACCGCGGCCGACAGCGCCGTCATGCTTTTGGACGCCGCCAGAGGAGTCCAGGAACAGACCCGCAAGCTCTTCACGGTCAGCCGCGAGCGGGGCATCCCCATCTTCACTTTCATCAACAAGCTGGACCGGCCCGCGCTCGACCCGTACGCCCTGCTCGACGAGGTCGAGAGCACGCTCGGCATCCAGGCGGTGCCGATCACCTGGCCGATCGGCGACGGCCCCGACTTCAAGGGCGTCTACGAGCGCACTAACAACCGCCTCCACACCTACGAGCGCACCGAACGCAACGCACGCCGTGCGCCCGTCACCACGGCGGCCCCCGACGCGGAAGAGGTGACCGCCGCCATCGGCGAGGCTGCTCAAAGAAAGCTCATCGAAGACATCGGTCTGCTCGACTCGGCGCTGCCTCAGCTCGACCGCGAGCGCTTCTTAGCGGGCGAGATAACGCCGGTCTTCTTCGGCAGCGTGCTGACGAACTTCGGCGTCGAGGTCTTCCTGGACCACTTCCTCGACCTCGCCCCGCCACCTGGCGACCTCGTGACGACCGCCGGCGTCCTGCACCCGACCGACCCCGACTTCAGCGCCTTCGTCTTCAAGGTGCAGGCGAACATGAACCCCCGGCACCGGGACCGCACCGCGTTCGTGCGCGTCTCGTCGGGTGTGTTCCACCGCGGCGTGCAGGCCGTCCTCACCCGCACGGGCCGCGACGTCAAGCTGGCGCAGGCGCACACCATGTTCGCGGACGAGCGCGCCACCGTCGACGCCGCCTACCCGGGCGACATCATCGGGCTCGTGAACCCGGGCACCTTCCGCATCGGTGACGTGATAAGCAGCCGGCCCGGGGTCCAACTGCCGAGTTTCCCGCGCTTCGCGCCCGAGCGCTTCGCGACCGTCCGCACCAAGCACACCGACCGCCACAAGGCGTTCCGCAAGGGGCTCGAGCAGCTTGCCGAGGAGGGCGTCGTGCAGCTCTTCTACCCCGCGCAGGGCGCCCGCGACCCCATCCTCGGCGCCGTCGGCCAACTGCAGTTCGAGGTCTTCGAGCACCGCATGCGCGAGGAGTACGGCGTGGAGGTGCTCTTCGACCACCAGCCCTACCGCGTCATCCGCTGGCTGAGCCGTACCCCCGAGAAGCCCGTGCGCTTCGGCATGCTCGTGCACGATGCCGACGAGCAGGCGGTGGCGCTGTTCAGGTTCGAGGGCGAGATCAAGTACTTCGAGGACGAGCACCCCGAGGTGAAGCTGGCCGACTCGCCCGGCGCCACCGACGTCGTGCGCCTGTAG
- a CDS encoding LysR family transcriptional regulator, with translation MTDDQQPARAQSTNLASPKAPRLDPHLLHTFLVVARAGTITRAAKLLHRSQPAVTAAVKRLEAGFGEPLFTRTARGVRLTHLGTRLQPHAEALERVLGGVEELASEVARLEGARLRIAASTTIALYWLPLRLARFLGTHPTATALVHTRNSVGAIAELSAGEVDLALVESPSSSWAGLQPGLLGPTTVHEDELVLVVDPGHFLARRGRVSPEELGGLEFIGREVGSGTRDVLEKALEDGGIVLDVRLELGEPEAIKRAVRAGLGAAVLSRVAVDAEVERGELVALSIDHPGFRRQFTLLHPPQELAGQAAWAFRTLAVETRGPMPPRRAPRPPTPRGGRWSPGRT, from the coding sequence GTGACTGATGATCAACAGCCTGCACGGGCGCAGTCCACCAACCTCGCTTCACCCAAAGCCCCCCGCCTCGACCCACATCTGCTGCATACCTTCCTGGTGGTCGCGCGCGCCGGCACCATCACCCGGGCCGCCAAGCTGCTTCACCGCTCACAACCCGCAGTGACGGCGGCGGTGAAGCGCCTGGAGGCCGGCTTCGGCGAGCCCCTGTTCACGCGCACCGCTCGTGGCGTGCGCCTCACCCACCTGGGAACACGGCTGCAGCCGCACGCCGAGGCGCTAGAGCGGGTGCTGGGCGGCGTGGAGGAGCTGGCCTCGGAGGTCGCCAGGCTGGAGGGCGCCCGGCTCCGCATAGCCGCCAGCACCACGATCGCCCTCTACTGGCTCCCGCTCCGCCTGGCGCGCTTCTTGGGCACTCACCCCACGGCCACCGCCTTGGTTCACACGCGCAACTCGGTGGGGGCGATCGCCGAGCTGAGCGCCGGCGAGGTCGACCTCGCGCTCGTCGAGTCTCCCAGCTCCAGCTGGGCCGGGCTTCAGCCCGGGCTTCTCGGCCCCACCACGGTCCACGAGGACGAGCTCGTGCTCGTCGTCGACCCCGGCCACTTCCTCGCGCGGCGCGGCCGCGTCTCCCCGGAAGAGCTCGGCGGGCTCGAGTTCATCGGGCGCGAGGTGGGCTCGGGCACCCGCGACGTCCTGGAGAAGGCGCTCGAGGACGGTGGCATCGTGCTCGACGTGAGGCTCGAGCTCGGCGAGCCGGAGGCCATCAAGCGCGCCGTGCGCGCGGGGCTCGGGGCAGCCGTACTCTCCCGCGTGGCGGTGGACGCGGAGGTCGAGCGGGGGGAGCTTGTCGCCCTGTCCATCGACCACCCCGGGTTCCGGCGCCAGTTCACCCTCCTCCACCCGCCGCAGGAGCTGGCCGGCCAGGCCGCCTGGGCGTTCAGGACGCTGGCGGTCGAGACCCGCGGGCCTATGCCTCCTCGCCGAGCGCCTCGACCGCCGACTCCGCGAGGTGGGCGATGGTCGCCTGGTCGAACCTGA
- a CDS encoding putative sulfate exporter family transporter — protein MLNAHPSQRIGQETGRFKPLLAGLAVVVLLTFLAFELARVPGFKLLGPLVLALLGGAGWRLASGTRTAAVAPGARFAATFLLRLGIVLLGVRLDMRALAAVGPTVLVGSALGVLVAFGAVEAIGRRWGVPRDLRRSIAVGTGVCGASAIAAALPLLKPDEKHVSLSVAVVSVLGTLGVVAFAAWDGLALVSSKLVAVIAGATLQEVGHVVAAGAAVGGGEGDLALLVKLSRVVLLAPVLMLLGWWLRREAVRDGARATEVPGAAATGTKRRVPPLVPGFVLGFLALSGVTSLGWLSADAVTYLTLGGTLLTAAAMVGIGLGVQFRGLGRAGRQAVSLGVVGFFAMLIVMSSYYALTLG, from the coding sequence ATGCTCAACGCGCACCCTTCCCAGCGGATCGGCCAGGAAACCGGTAGGTTCAAGCCCTTGTTGGCCGGCCTGGCAGTGGTCGTCTTGCTCACCTTCTTGGCCTTCGAACTGGCCCGGGTGCCCGGTTTCAAGCTGCTAGGACCCCTGGTTCTTGCGCTGCTCGGTGGCGCCGGGTGGCGGCTCGCCAGCGGGACCCGGACCGCAGCCGTCGCACCGGGGGCCCGCTTCGCGGCCACGTTCCTGCTCCGCCTGGGGATCGTGCTGTTGGGAGTGCGGCTGGACATGCGGGCGTTGGCGGCCGTCGGGCCGACGGTGCTCGTCGGCAGTGCGCTGGGCGTGCTGGTGGCCTTCGGCGCCGTCGAGGCCATCGGTCGGCGTTGGGGGGTGCCGCGCGACCTGCGTCGCTCCATCGCCGTCGGCACCGGGGTGTGCGGCGCGTCGGCGATCGCGGCGGCCCTGCCCCTGCTCAAGCCCGACGAGAAGCACGTGTCGCTCTCGGTCGCGGTCGTCAGCGTCCTCGGCACCCTGGGCGTGGTGGCGTTCGCGGCCTGGGACGGGCTCGCCCTCGTGTCGTCGAAGCTGGTGGCCGTGATCGCCGGCGCCACGTTGCAAGAAGTCGGCCACGTAGTCGCCGCCGGCGCCGCGGTCGGTGGCGGGGAAGGGGACCTGGCGCTCCTCGTCAAGCTTTCCCGGGTAGTGCTCCTCGCCCCCGTCCTCATGCTGCTCGGCTGGTGGCTGCGGCGCGAGGCCGTCAGGGACGGCGCCCGGGCGACCGAGGTGCCAGGGGCGGCCGCGACCGGCACCAAGCGGCGCGTGCCACCGCTCGTTCCTGGCTTCGTGCTCGGGTTCCTGGCGCTGAGCGGCGTCACGAGCCTCGGTTGGTTGAGCGCCGACGCCGTCACCTACCTCACCCTGGGAGGCACGCTCCTGACCGCCGCCGCCATGGTCGGCATCGGCCTGGGCGTGCAGTTCCGCGGCCTCGGCAGGGCGGGTCGGCAGGCCGTCTCGCTGGGGGTCGTCGGCTTCTTCGCCATGTTGATCGTGATGAGCAGTTACTACGCGCTGACGCTCGGCTGA